One Cryptomeria japonica chromosome 9, Sugi_1.0, whole genome shotgun sequence genomic window carries:
- the LOC131042146 gene encoding very-long-chain aldehyde decarbonylase GL1-1 isoform X1, which produces MADILSRFSAHYKSNFIPIFLIYTAQSGHYSQTQEPIMHPGSAPLKDWPWATMGSLKYILYGPLFAKALYTNFGGGSEVDNWCFHILLISGLRCLVCQLWLTYSNMHFLTKTYKIRKHGVEFKQVDREWDWDNFVIFQAYMFTAAHHFFPFFRDMPLWNSQGSMYVILLHIGPAEALYYIVHRLFHQNFFFNRYHSLHHASVTVQPSTAGSITFLENLFLTCITAIPILGSSGLRGGSILMLYLYVLCFDFLRCMGHSNVEVMPAFIYRCFPFLKFFIYTPCYHGLHHVEMKTNFCLFVPLYDYLGNTMNPKSWLLHKSVRNGQLDRVPQYVFLAHVVDMLSSLHVPFVFRSFASKPFTTQWFLLPIWPFTVPVMFAMWAWAKPFVHTSYLLRDLLHHTWVIPRFGFQYFLPFAQEGINNLIEEAILSADSLGVKVISLAALNKNEALNGGGTLFVQKHPNLRVRVVHGNTLTAAVILNEIHPDVKEVFLTGATSKLGRAVALYLCKQQVRVLMLTASTERFQTIQKEAPVQYQRFLVQVTKYQAAQNCKTWIVGKWISFREQNWAPCGTHFHQFVVPPIFQLRRDCTYGKLAAMELPADVEGLATCEYTMSRRIVHACHAGGVVHSLEGWDHHEVGAIDVDRIGIVWNAALKHGFKPV; this is translated from the exons ATGGCTGACATATTATCTCGTTTTTCAGCTCACTATAAATCCAACTTCATCCCCATCTTCTTAATCTACACAGCTCAGTCTGGACATTACTCACAGACTCAAGAACCAATCATGCACCCGGGATCTGCCCCTCTCAAGGACTGGCCTTGGGCCACCATGGGTAgtctcaag TATATTCTTTATGGCCCACTATTTGCAAAAGCTTTGTATACCAATTTCGGCGGAGGCAGCGAGGTTGATAACTGGTGCTTTCACATTTTACTAATCTCCGGCTTAAGATGTTTGGTTTGTCAACTGTGGCTCACGTACTCCAATATGCATTTTCTCACCAAGACCTACAAAATTAGAAAGCATGGCGTCGAGTTTAAGCAAGTCGACAGAGAGTGGGACTG GGACAATTTCGTTATATTCCAGGCATATATGTTCACGGCTGCACATCATTTCTTTCCCTTCTTTCGAGACATGCCTTTGTGGAACTCACAAGGATCGATGTACGTTATTCTACTTCACATTGGACCAGCAGAAGCTTTGTATTATATCGTCCATCGACTGTTTCACCAGAATTTTTTCTTCAACCGATATCATTCCCTTCATCACGCTTCTGTCACCGTGCAACCGTCAACTG CTGGTTCAATCACCTTTCTTGAAAATTTGTTCCTGACATGCATTACAGCGATACCCATATTGGGATCCTCGGGATTGCGGGGCGGATCAATACTGATGCTATATCTTTACGTTCTGTGTTTCGACTTTCTGAGGTGCATGGGCCACAGCAATGTGGAAGTGATGCCAGCATTCATTTATCGTTGCTTCCCATTTCTTAAATTCTTCATCTACACTCCATG CTACCATGGTTTACATCACGTGGAAATGAAGACGAACTTCTGCCTCTTTGTGCCTCTGTATGATTACTTGGGAAATACAATGAACCCGAAATCCTGGCTTCTCCACAAATCTGTCCGTAACG GGCAACTGGACAGGGTGCCGCAGTATGTGTTTCTGGCTCATGTGGTGGACATGTTGTCATCCCTTCACGTACCATTTGTGTTCCGTTCATTTGCATCGAAGCCCTTCACAACTCAGTGGTTTCTACTGCCAATCTGGCCCTTCACAGTTCCTGTCATGTTTGCAATGTGGGCCTGGGCAAAGCCATTTGTCCACACCTCTTATCTACTAAGAGATCTCCTTCATCACACTTGGGTTATCCCCAGGTTTGGTTTTCAG TATTTCTTGCCATTCGCTCAAGAAGGCATCAATAATCTCATTGAAGAGGCGATTTTGAGCGCAGATAGTTTAGGTGTGAAAGTCATAAGCCTTGCAGCACTAAATAAG AATGAAGCTCTAAATGGGGGAGGCACTTTATTTGTTCAAAAGCATCCCAATTTAAGAGTACGAGTTGTTCATGGCAATACATTAACAGCAGCAGTAATTCTTAATGAGATACACCCCGATGTAAAAGAGGTGTTCTTGACTGGGGCAACCTCTAAACTGGGTCGAGCAGTTGCTCTTTATCTCTGCAAACAACAAGTTCGTGTGTTG ATGTTAACTGCCTCAACAGAACGGTTTCAGACAATTCAGAAGGAGGCTCCAGTTCAATATCAAAGATTTCTCGTCCAGGTTACAAAATATCAAGCAGCTCAAAACTGCAAG ACATGGATAGTGGGGAAATGGATATCTTTTAGGGAGCAGAATTGGGCTCCATGTGGAACACATTTTCATCAATTTGTTGTTCCCCCTATATTCCAATTGCGAAGAGATTGCACATATGGAAAGCTAGCAGCCATGGAATTGCCTGCAGATGTCGAAGGTTTAGCAACTTGTGAG TATACCATGTCAAGGAGAATAGTTCATGCTTGTCATGCTGGAGGAGTTGTGCATTCGCTGGAGGGTTGGGATCATCATGAAGTTGGAGCAATTGATGTTGACAGAATTGGTATAGTGTGGAATGCAGCACTAAAGCATGGCTTCAAGCCTGTGTAG
- the LOC131042146 gene encoding very-long-chain aldehyde decarbonylase CER3 isoform X2 encodes MHFLTKTYKIRKHGVEFKQVDREWDWDNFVIFQAYMFTAAHHFFPFFRDMPLWNSQGSMYVILLHIGPAEALYYIVHRLFHQNFFFNRYHSLHHASVTVQPSTAGSITFLENLFLTCITAIPILGSSGLRGGSILMLYLYVLCFDFLRCMGHSNVEVMPAFIYRCFPFLKFFIYTPCYHGLHHVEMKTNFCLFVPLYDYLGNTMNPKSWLLHKSVRNGQLDRVPQYVFLAHVVDMLSSLHVPFVFRSFASKPFTTQWFLLPIWPFTVPVMFAMWAWAKPFVHTSYLLRDLLHHTWVIPRFGFQYFLPFAQEGINNLIEEAILSADSLGVKVISLAALNKNEALNGGGTLFVQKHPNLRVRVVHGNTLTAAVILNEIHPDVKEVFLTGATSKLGRAVALYLCKQQVRVLMLTASTERFQTIQKEAPVQYQRFLVQVTKYQAAQNCKTWIVGKWISFREQNWAPCGTHFHQFVVPPIFQLRRDCTYGKLAAMELPADVEGLATCEYTMSRRIVHACHAGGVVHSLEGWDHHEVGAIDVDRIGIVWNAALKHGFKPV; translated from the exons ATGCATTTTCTCACCAAGACCTACAAAATTAGAAAGCATGGCGTCGAGTTTAAGCAAGTCGACAGAGAGTGGGACTG GGACAATTTCGTTATATTCCAGGCATATATGTTCACGGCTGCACATCATTTCTTTCCCTTCTTTCGAGACATGCCTTTGTGGAACTCACAAGGATCGATGTACGTTATTCTACTTCACATTGGACCAGCAGAAGCTTTGTATTATATCGTCCATCGACTGTTTCACCAGAATTTTTTCTTCAACCGATATCATTCCCTTCATCACGCTTCTGTCACCGTGCAACCGTCAACTG CTGGTTCAATCACCTTTCTTGAAAATTTGTTCCTGACATGCATTACAGCGATACCCATATTGGGATCCTCGGGATTGCGGGGCGGATCAATACTGATGCTATATCTTTACGTTCTGTGTTTCGACTTTCTGAGGTGCATGGGCCACAGCAATGTGGAAGTGATGCCAGCATTCATTTATCGTTGCTTCCCATTTCTTAAATTCTTCATCTACACTCCATG CTACCATGGTTTACATCACGTGGAAATGAAGACGAACTTCTGCCTCTTTGTGCCTCTGTATGATTACTTGGGAAATACAATGAACCCGAAATCCTGGCTTCTCCACAAATCTGTCCGTAACG GGCAACTGGACAGGGTGCCGCAGTATGTGTTTCTGGCTCATGTGGTGGACATGTTGTCATCCCTTCACGTACCATTTGTGTTCCGTTCATTTGCATCGAAGCCCTTCACAACTCAGTGGTTTCTACTGCCAATCTGGCCCTTCACAGTTCCTGTCATGTTTGCAATGTGGGCCTGGGCAAAGCCATTTGTCCACACCTCTTATCTACTAAGAGATCTCCTTCATCACACTTGGGTTATCCCCAGGTTTGGTTTTCAG TATTTCTTGCCATTCGCTCAAGAAGGCATCAATAATCTCATTGAAGAGGCGATTTTGAGCGCAGATAGTTTAGGTGTGAAAGTCATAAGCCTTGCAGCACTAAATAAG AATGAAGCTCTAAATGGGGGAGGCACTTTATTTGTTCAAAAGCATCCCAATTTAAGAGTACGAGTTGTTCATGGCAATACATTAACAGCAGCAGTAATTCTTAATGAGATACACCCCGATGTAAAAGAGGTGTTCTTGACTGGGGCAACCTCTAAACTGGGTCGAGCAGTTGCTCTTTATCTCTGCAAACAACAAGTTCGTGTGTTG ATGTTAACTGCCTCAACAGAACGGTTTCAGACAATTCAGAAGGAGGCTCCAGTTCAATATCAAAGATTTCTCGTCCAGGTTACAAAATATCAAGCAGCTCAAAACTGCAAG ACATGGATAGTGGGGAAATGGATATCTTTTAGGGAGCAGAATTGGGCTCCATGTGGAACACATTTTCATCAATTTGTTGTTCCCCCTATATTCCAATTGCGAAGAGATTGCACATATGGAAAGCTAGCAGCCATGGAATTGCCTGCAGATGTCGAAGGTTTAGCAACTTGTGAG TATACCATGTCAAGGAGAATAGTTCATGCTTGTCATGCTGGAGGAGTTGTGCATTCGCTGGAGGGTTGGGATCATCATGAAGTTGGAGCAATTGATGTTGACAGAATTGGTATAGTGTGGAATGCAGCACTAAAGCATGGCTTCAAGCCTGTGTAG